ACACACACGTAAGATTATATTTTAGACTAGCAATAATCAACAACAACTGAGCAATTTTAGGATAGCGTATGCATAAGAAAAGGAAGAGGAAAATAAGAGAAGTAATTGAGCGAACAGAAGAAGGGAAAAAGCTTAAGGAAGAAATTTTTATAAAAGGGAAAGCTCAAATTTTTGCCGATCCAACATATGATACACCTTTTAAGATGCTTTTTGGCACCTTAAGTAATAAGCATTTAACAATAGACCCGATAAACAGTTTATTTGATTTGAAAGGTGCAAATTGCGTTCACGATATAGAGTTTTTATCTCAAGAATTAGATCCATCTCATCCTAGTGATAAGAAAAGTACTTTGGATGTAAGGTGTAGAACGGACCATGGATATGATGTTGTGATCGAAATGCAAAGGCAATATAAACCATATTTTATATGTCGTATGCAGTACTACATGGCGCGTACCCTATCTCAGCAGGGATCTTTAATAAAAGCAGATGACCTGCATAAAATGATGACCAAAACCTATATGTTGGTTATCTCTAAAGAAAATTTATACAAAGCTCATGAATTACCAAGCAAAGATACCCAAGATACTTAGGGTAATACCATGTACCCAATGGTGGAAGAATTTGGCGGTGTAGAGATGCTACAAAACCTTACATATTATAAGGCTTATGAAATTGAAAAAGTTCAAGATATTATAAATGCTAAGATAAAAGATGGTTTTGAGTTATCGCCACAGGAACAATGGTTAGATTTTTTCAATAAATGTGCTACTATAGAAGATATACCA
Above is a genomic segment from Candidatus Phycorickettsia trachydisci containing:
- a CDS encoding PD-(D/E)XK nuclease family transposase, with the translated sequence MHKKRKRKIREVIERTEEGKKLKEEIFIKGKAQIFADPTYDTPFKMLFGTLSNKHLTIDPINSLFDLKGANCVHDIEFLSQELDPSHPSDKKSTLDVRCRTDHGYDVVIEMQRQYKPYFICRMQYYMARTLSQQGSLIKADDLHKMMTKTYMLVISKENLYKAHELPSKDTQDT